CGGCGGGAATTCATGGGGGAATTCATGGGATGTCTCCTTCCGGCACGAGCAGCCGGTTGTCGATCAGCCTGACACCGCCCACCCACACCGCCACGGCCAGCAGCGCCGGCCCCCCCACCTCCGCCACCTCCCCGAGCGTCTCGGGATCTCTCAGCTCGGCATACTCGAGCC
The Deltaproteobacteria bacterium genome window above contains:
- a CDS encoding 4-phosphopantoate--beta-alanine ligase; protein product: LEYAELRDPETLGEVAEVGGPALLAVAVWVGGVRLIDNRLLVPEGDIP